From the Penaeus vannamei isolate JL-2024 chromosome 20, ASM4276789v1, whole genome shotgun sequence genome, the window tatatatatgcataaatgtgtatatatatatatatatatatatatatatatatatatatatatatatatatatatatatatatatatgtgtgtgtgtgtgtgtgtgtgtgtgtgtatgtgtgtgtgtgtgtgtgtgtgtgtgtgtgtgtgtgtgtgtgtgtgtgtgtgtgtgtgtgtgtgtgtgtgtatgttaatatatgtatatatatgtatacatatatgtatatatatgtatatatatgtatatatatgtatatatatgtatatatatgtatatatatgtatatatatgtatacatatgtatatatatatgtatatacatgtatatatatacatatatatatatatatatatatatatatatatatatatatatatatatatatatatatatatatatatatgtcgccgttttgtaaactaaggggtaaatgagtttgacaacccCGCCATTAACATTACCTGTACACACATACTATAGTAATGACGGAGAAGTCTCGcaatgggtactcggtggaatttgatatacaaagttatttatgaaaaacgaaataatgcagtggcgcattgatatagataaataaaagctctCTTTGGCCAGGACTCGAAATCTTGCTATTCCAGGCATGACCCATAAAGACTAGTACTAAACCAACCATTTCAAAGACGCCTTAAAATGAGTTGCGAAACTAGGATCTAACTATGTGTATAAACATCGCTTATATCCTCATGCTTCAGTgatgatagcgaggttttacacacactatgggtactcggtggaaattcaacaaacacacaaacacacacacacacacacacacacacacacacacacacacacacacacacacacacacacacacacacacacacacacacacacacacacacacacacatacacacacacaaacacacacacacacacacacacacacacacacacacacacacacacacacacacatatatatatatatatatatatatatatatatatatatatatatatatatatatatatatattgtttgtgcgtatgagcgcgcgcgtgcatgtgtatgtacatacacacacacacacgcacacattatatatatatatatatatatatatatatatatatatatatatatatatatatatgtatgtatgtatgtatatatacatatatatcatatatcatatatatgtatatataaatatatacatatatttatttatttatttgtgtatacacacacacacacacatacacacacacacacacacacacacacacacacacacacacacacacacacacacacacacacacacacacacatatatatatatatatatatatatatatatatatatatatgtatgtatatatgtatatatatatatatatatatatatatgtatacacagttttgtttgtgtttttttttttttttttttttttttatttatNNNNNNNNNNNNNNNNNNNNNNNNNNNNNNNNNNNNNNNNNNNNNNNNNNNNNNNNNNNNNNNNNNNNNNNNNNNNNNNNNNNNNNNNNNNNNNNNNNNNNNNNNNNNNNNNNNNNNNNNNNNNNNNNNNNNNNNNNNNNNNNNNNNNNNNNNNNNNNNNNNNNNNNNNNNNNNNNNNNNNNNNNNNNNNNNNNNNNNNNNNNNNNNNNNNNNNNNNNNNNNNNNNNNNNNNNNNNNNNNNNNNNNNNNNNNNNNNNNNNNNNNNNNNNNNNNNNNNNNNNNNNNNNNNNNNNNNNNNNNNNNNNNNNNNNNNNNNNNNNNNNNNNNNNNNNNNNNNNNNNNNNNNNNNNNNNNNNNNNNNNNNNNNNNNNNNNNNNNNNNNNNNNNNNNNNNNNNNNNNNNNNNNNNNNNNNNNNNNNNNNNNNNNNNNNNNNNNNNNNNNNNNNNNNNNNNNNNNNNNNNNNNNNNNNNNNNNNNNNNNNNNNNNNNNNNNNNNNNNNAACTGAAAATGCATTATTGTGCTATGATCCTACTTATCACTGCTTTCATATagtgaaatgagaaaataaaaataataaatcaaatcagTTGTATTCTTCCTCATGGCTCTTATCTGAAATTTTCCATGAGTCCATTcaactgaaaaataaatataaataaataaaatacaataaaataaaatacaaaaatctaTGGCACACAGACAAAACAATACTTCCTTCAAAGAAAAATCACGTCCTGTAGAAACAAATGTAAAAATTTAACCAAATTAAAAACTGAAAATACATGACTTGCTCTGTGATGCTCACTTGTCTAAGGCTGAGCGTGATACTTGGTGGTGTCTCATCTTTTGTACGTTCATTAATGTTCGGGGTTAGGCTCTGAGCTGAGGAAATCCTCAGGATTGAGTGGAGGTGTGATGTTTTGTTGAGCTTCATCAGAGAGAACAGTTGTTCACACATGTATGTCCTGCCAAACATAGAGAGAGTCCGAGCAGCTTGGATGCGCAGCTGCGGCATTGTGTCGGGGATGAAACGTGCAAACTCCTCAGCGCCCACTCTCTCATACTTTGCCTTCAGTGTGTCATTGCACTGGAGCTCAATCAACTCCATTTGCAGATTTGGTGGTGTGCTTTCTACATCCACTACAAAAGGATTGCTTGAGCAGTTCAAACCTGCTTTTTTGGGCTTCAAAGTCAGCAAATCGGCGTCGGAAGTCGGCGGCAAGTATCAGCAAACTGTGCACTCGGGAACACAGCAGTAGAGAGCTCTTTCATGGTCTGGCAGTTGGAAAAGTGGCTTAAGTTTTCTTTCCGCATCTGTGTTTCCCACAGACTCAGCTTGGTTTTAAAGGCCTTTACTGTACTGTACATATCAGAGATGACACGTCCCCGTCCCTGCAGCTGCAGATTCATCACATTCAGATGGTTCGTGATGTCGCAGAGAAATGCCATTTCACACATGAAAGTTTCATCTCGGAGCTTTGTTGTGTCTTTCCCCTTGCTTTCCATGAACAGACAGATCTCCTCACGCAGCTCGAAACATCTTTGCATCACCTTTCCCTGGCTTAGCCACCATACTCTGTATCTAACTCGCCCAGAAATGCCTTGAACTGGCACTGATTTAAACCTTTGGCTCTGATGAAGTTAACTGCCCGCGTTATGGTGCTCATTACATGTTCCATTTTCAAGGCTTTGCCACACAACGACTCCTGGTGTATGATGCAGTGATAAGCTGTCAACTCATCTGTGACGTTTTCCTCCAGCATCCTCTCACGCATCCTTGCCACCAATCCACTCCTGTGCCCACACATTGCGGGTGCTCCGTCTGTGGTTAATCCCACGAGTTTTTCCCTAGGCATCCCCATCTCATTTACACATCTGGATACCTCTTCATACAGACCTTATCCTGTAGTTGTGCCATGCATAGGGCATAATGCCAAAAACTCCTCTGTTATGCTCAGGCTGGAGTCTACTCCACGGACGAAAATTGACAGCTGGGCAATGTCAGATGTGTCCGTGCTCTCATCCACAGCAAGAGAATATGCAATGaaatcttttccctttctcacaaGCTGTTCTTTTATGTTGGTGGAAAGCTGGTCTACACGTTCAGCAACGGTGTTCCTGCTCAGGCTCACGTTTAAGAAGAGTTGTCTTTTGTCTAGGCACACTGCGTCACAAACTTTAAGCACACAGTTTTTGATAAACTACTGTATCTAAGGAATTGTATTCCTATTAAAAACAGCCTTCTGTCAGACTTGGTGATAATCGAGTTGCTTTATTTTCCTACTTTGTTCTGGCCAGTTCACTCTCCCTTAGTGTCCCCTTCAGAGAGATGGTGAACCCTGCAGGCAGTACCACAAGGGGGGCCATTAGACTGCCTTAATCTGGAAAAGGGTGTCTCTGATAGGGTTGTTTTCCTCATTTACTTGTTTATAGGTATAAATTTGGTAGGGAAGTGAGCCATCtcagtttttcatttctttgttctcatcGATCAAGACTGCAATGGGGAAAGTCAAGAAAACACCTGCCCCGCCTGTGAAGACTGACCATCCTGGAGCTGTCAGCCCGCAGCCAGGACCCTCTCACATTCAGGACTGTGCAGCACCATCTGCGTCCTCAGAAGTAAAGATGGATACCACCACCGAAGGTCATTTGTCACCTGTTTCACAGTCACTTGCTAGTGCGACAAGACACCTCTCCCATGGATATATCTTTTGTTCGACTTGGTACGAAATTCGTAATACATCTGAGGACTTTCCCACCTCCATAGAAGCTCTCCTAGCCCTCAAGAAAAATTTCCCGTCCCTGCAAGTATTGACGAAGGTCACTCCCAATGGGGACTACATTCTGCAAGCCAAAAACAGGACAGTCTATTGGCACTTCAAAATGCTGCAGTGCTTATTACTGGCAAGTCTGTAGCCATCAATATTAGTAATCCACCACTAAAGAAAACCAAGATGGTTCTTGAAGGCTATCCAATTGGATTTCCCATGGAATATCTGGAAGAACACCCCTTAGAAGAATCTGCCACCAGACTCAGGTTCACACCTCGAAAGAAGAAACCCGGCAAGTTCTCATTACTCTCCATGGGGAGCCTCTTACAGAACTACGCTTGGGCATATTTGGGACTTTCTCTTTGAGAGAATATTACCGTGAACCCCTCCACTGCACCAATTGTCAGCGTTTTGATCATCTCGTGACAAAATGCAGATCTAAGCCACGATGTGGTGTCTGTTTTGATGAACACCTCACAGACATTTGCCTGGAATCCTGTTTGTGAGGAAAGGAGTAAACGTTTACAGATTCCACCAGGGCTCTAGACTTCAAGGCCACCAATTACCCGTAACTTCACACGCCAAACTCATCTCGTGGGCAacaacctccctccttcgtcctctagCGGTCATTCACACGTTAAAAGTTATGCTAGTGCAGTTTCGGCTGCAGCAGACGCTTCCAGACCTGTTGCCTCTCTAACTTCCATTCTGCCATGCCCAAGTTGTTCCTGCAATACACAAAAAGACACTATACCAGGGATATAGAGTTCCTCACGTCCATTCTCCATATGGGACCTACTTGTAGGAAGACAACTAAATCAAGAAGTTGTGCAGGAACTTGTCACAAATGTTCTCACTAACAGTAGTGCTGCCCAAGCAACAGAAAGAAACCAGACTTCTTCCACTTCGACTGTGACAAACTCAGCTATTACTATGGAGAAGACTAATGATCTGCCTGCAACCTCAGTAAACCGTCAAGCAAGCACACACGACACCAACAAATCTTTGGTGCCAACCCCTGATCCGTCTCAGAAGAAACGTTTTCGTCGGTCTTCCTCTGGTAGTGAAGGCAACTTTATTCCACCAGTGCCAAATCACTTTGCCGACGATCAATCTCTACCTACCGAATTCCACATACCTCAACCAACTACTGCTCTCACCTACCCCTCTACAGTTGGCTCTCTCCCAGTCTTTCACATTCCGGAACAGGATATTGACATTACTATAGATTCCCCAACTGACCGGCCTGCTTCTGTAGACAGTGATGAACTCTTACGGATTGTAGACTCTGATATAGACTCTGATAATCATGACTGATATGGCAAGTGACTCTTCCGGTACAGATAGTATACGTATTCTACATTGGAACGTTAATGGGCTGAAGAGTCATCTTCCCTTGCACTTGCTGAAGACAGGCATGATGTCGTCCTTCTTCAAGAAACATTGCTAAAATCTCACATCAACCTTACAAACTATACTGGTTTCCATAACTACTACCAAGCAGGGATAAACAGAGGCTCCTCTATCCTAGTCAGAACAGATATTATGGCAAAACCCATTGCTATCCACCTACACTATGGTTATTCCATTGAATACCAAGGCGTCACCATCTCCTTACAACACAATGAATACCACATCTTCAATATCTACAGACCTCGAGATTCTGCCAAACTTAAAATAGATCACATCTTTGCCATAGCAAATGACTCACCTTCCATTCTCTGTGGGGACTTCAATGCCCATAACCCATTATGGAATAACCCTACAAATGCTTCTACTGCCAAAACCTGCACTACCGGACATTACCTTCAGAATCTCCTTCAAGAATTCTCTAATGTCTCTCTACTAAATTCAAAAGACACTATACATCTCTGTGGAGGTGTACTTGATCTGACTTTTGTTACCTCTTCTCTACTCCCATCGACAAAGTGGTCTTTACACCCATTCCTGGCATCTGACCATTTTGCTGTGACTACCACCATCCAAGCCTTTCGAGTGCCAGCTCCCCCTCCGAACCCCAAATGGATCCTTTGGAAAGGAAACTGACACCTATACAAAGACCTTATGGAGACTTGGGCTGACGGCTTCATTCCGCCTGAAGACATAGATCATTTTGAATTCGCACTCGTTTCTGCCATCCAACAAGCTGTAACTCAAGCCTTTCCTCCaatgtccccttcctctccaacaCACAAGAACCAATGGTTCTACAATGATAGGACCAGGGAGGTAAGACATGGTCTCATTATGAGGAAAACACTCAAACGGCATCCTTCTCCTGAACTTCTTGCTATTTTTCGAGCTACCAACAAACACATCTGTAAGAAAATCCAGGCAGTAAAACCACGTACCTGGCTTGAATGGAGCGAGACCCTCAATGTTCATACCTCCTTAAAAAATCTCTGGAGGAAATCAAATGCAATCTCCGGAAAGTTCAAGAAACAACCTCACCCGCAGCGAAAAAGAGAAGCAGATGCCCTTATCACAATGTTCAAGACCAGGAGTGATACCACCCAGCTCCCTCTTTCTACACAGTGTTGCCTAAGAATTCAGGATCCTATGCAAGATGCATCCATCTCCTACGCTATTAACAAGCCTGCTGATTCAGACCAACCATTTTCCCACCAAGAGTTACGGAAAGCATTGAAAACTGGTACTGACACAGCCCCAGGCTTAGACAGAATAACATTCCATGCTCAACCATCTCGGCCCTCAAGCACTTGACATTCTCCTTTTGCTATATATTTTTTGCCTTCCCCCAAGCTGGAAACTTGCCGTCATACAACCCATTCCAAAATCCAGCCCAGCTGGTTCTTACAGGCCCATTTCTTTACCATTATGTATAGGAAGACGATGGAACGCACAGTTCTTGCTAGACTTCTCTTCTATATTCCACATCCCCATCAACACATTTATGCTTACACCAAAGATCTAAGCACAAAAGATAACCTGGCCACTATTTACTCCCTGACAGATGGGGTCGATAGCATTACCTTTCACGACATAGAAAAGGCGTTCGAGTTGGCAAACTGCAAAGTGATTACAAACATCCTTGCTGCCAGAGGTGTGTCTGGCAAATTACTTAGCTGGACCTACGACTACCTTTGTGACAGGAAAGCGCAAGTCAAATTCCAAGGCACTCTATCAGACATACACACCTTCCAAAATGGTACACCCCAAGGAGGGATACTAAGTCCCTTCCTTTTCAACATGCTCATGGCTGAATTAATCTCTACAACTTCCTCCAGAAACCCACCTTCTAGCATATGCCGATGACCAGCTGATAACGACTGGGAGGAACAGATTTGTCAATGCCCAACTTGCACTTGACCGTTTGGTCAGAAGATGCCAGTTTTTGGGCCTAAAGGTAAACTCTGCAAAGACACGGGCATTGCAAATTAGACGCTGCATACCGAAACAATGGCTATATATCCACCATGACAAGATAGAGTGGGTCAATTCACACAAATGCTTAGGGGTCTTCTTCAATGCACAAAACGACTCCTCAACACAGCTCAAATACCTCCTGGCCAAAGCCAAATCCCGGATATctgtcatgaaaataataactggcTCAGACATCAGGGCAGGATATCATGTCCTTTgctcattctatgtacatgctatcCACTCCATTGTTGACTACAGCTCCATAGCCCTACTGCAACTCACTCCTAGTCAAATCTCCAAGTTAGAGACTATTCAAAATAAATGCATGCGACTTATACTAGGAGCACCATGGTGGACCAGATTAGCCAACCTTAGGGAGGAGTCCCATCTTGTTCCCTTACAAACGCGTAACCAACAAATGGTAGCTGGTTCGATCGGTAAGATTGTCTCACGTCGTGATGACGGCCCTCTTGCTAAATCACTGAGACACAACGAGCCCAAATCTCAAAACGCCTAGCATGGCACAGATGTGTTTTACAATCTCTTGACTCCCTGAATCTTCTTCCCATTatacgaagaagaggaatagacacCTATAATCCCTGGTACACCAGAGCCAAGCCATAGGATTCTCCTCTTACAACTTTTCATGTAAGCATTTTACCTCGGCCTAAGGCTTATTGCAGCCTAGAAACCATCACACAGGAGGATGTGCAACTTCTCGAGTCCAACCCTGATATAGCCACATTTTTTACTGATGGTTCTTTCGATCAAGAATCCGGAAGAGCTGGGTCTGCACTTGTATGCGGTGAGCATGTATATACTAGCCGCATCTCCAATCACTCATCGATCTCACAAGCTGAACTCTTCGCTAATAAGGGGGCTCTCTCGCATGCACTCTCTCTACCTCAAGAATTGATCTACATACTTACAGACTCACTCTCTGCTCTGCATACTCTACAGAAGTTTCCTGAGGACAATATTCACCTGATCTCCACTACTCTCTTTCGATTGCAACAATTGATTGAACAAGGCAAATCCATATATTTTATGTGGATCCCCAGTTATTCTGGAATTGACCAGAATGACCTCCCTGACCGAGCCGCTAAGGACAGTTTAAGTCAAATTCAATTTACTGTCCTCCAACCCAGTATCAGCTATGTCAAGAAACTTGCGAAAACTACATCCTATCAAGTTTCACGCATACATCATCAGGTTTGGGTACATGCTGGTTCCTTCTCAGCACAATGGTATCAGACTGTCACTGAATATGACCCATTACCAATCTCCGAACCATGAAAAGGAGAGATGCCACCACACTACATCGCCTTCGATTAAGCTATAGATGCCATTGGGAAATCGACGAATGCTTATCTCGAGAATGCCAACACTGCCAAGCATTAGTCGAAGAACCGCTGCTGCACTACATTATGGCCTGTCCTGTTCTCTCCACTATCAGACCACCTCAGTTCAGTCATGCTAATAATCCTCTTATGTCCAAGCTGCAGCTAATTGCATCAAACACATGCTCAGATTTGAAAATAACTTTGACTGTATATATCTAGCACCCCCACCGAGATAACTTTATAGCCATATGGCTCTACTCAACATTTCCTTTCTTGCCTTTAGATTCTCAATCAGTCACCTCATACACTAAATTAAGAACTATCACGGGGTGGCTCCTGCGAAACCCGGACTACCCTCACAGAGTagtgaatcagaaaaaaaaaaaaaaaaaacgggccgAGATCAGCACTTGGATCCTCCACATAGAGCAAGACCACAGCAAGCAACaccaggcctacccaggccttagccgtcgggggagccACCCCGGCTCTCCCGTCGATCTCCaacacccagccatacctgtgagcactcacacccacaccaaatACTCCCGAAAGAGAGGATTGGCACCAGTcaaatggcggatgcaaatcTACCGCCATGCCATCTACATTTATGTAGTTACAGTTGTGACAATTTTAATCTGTATCGGAACATGAAGCATAATTAATACATAATTTTGGCTGACTTATTGTGTGCAATGTTTACCTTACTGATATTACAAGGCCTTCTTTGTATacctaccaacccccccccccctcgctctctctgtctctctttctatttttttttctcccaaaggCATTTCCATTATGCAAAAGCCGTTTCCACAGTCGAGCCTTTTGCATAATATAATTCGCTGCGAGAATTCACGATGACGCTTGACAAAGGTTCAGTCTTTTCCTGTCATGATTAGCGACGGCGCTTGAGGAAATGTCTTCCGGCGGTCGCGTTTGTCTCAGTGACTTTCGTTCGGGCAATAACCGAacgctcctttcctctcttcctcgttctatcgttttccttctctccttatctctctttcttcctccctccctctttttctatctctctctctctctcattcaccatcttactctttcgttctctctttctccttttctcccattcctcgTTGCATTTCCTAACCATTTCCCCCTCATATacatttctcttactcttttcattGTTTGCTTACTTCTTCCTTCGTCAGCGTCCTCATTTTGTAAGAATTTAGCTATtggatttattatgattattatatttattatgataaatatatatatatatttttccaattGCTCCCGaactttatttattgattcacttatttacattttttcagaTGTTTGCTTTCGCTACCTCTTATGATCTGTTTCTtccttcacttatttttttttcttttcttttctcctgtcgTCGCCTCCTtcgtccatccatccttcctcctaatcccatCGTGCGGCCGGTCTCGTCAGCATCAacaccatcagtcatcatcatccaATTTTTAGTTCATGTTTTTTCTTGCGATCGCTGC encodes:
- the LOC113803911 gene encoding uncharacterized protein; amino-acid sequence: MASDSSESSSLALAEDRHDVVLLQETLLKSHINLTNYTGFHNYYQAGINRGSSILVRTDIMAKPIAIHLHYGYSIEYQGVTISLQHNEYHIFNIYRPRDSAKLKIDHIFAIANDSPSILCGDFNAHNPLWNNPTNASTAKTCTTGHYLQNLLQEFSNVSLLNSKDTIHLCGGVLDLTFVTSSLLPSTKWSLHPFLASDHFAVTTTIQAFRVPAPPPNPKWILWKGN
- the LOC113823349 gene encoding LOW QUALITY PROTEIN: general transcription factor II-I repeat domain-containing protein 2-like (The sequence of the model RefSeq protein was modified relative to this genomic sequence to represent the inferred CDS: inserted 5 bases in 3 codons; deleted 1 base in 1 codon; substituted 1 base at 1 genomic stop codon); the protein is MAPLVFIKNCVLKVCDAVCLDKRQLFLNVSLSRNTVAERVDQLSTNIKEQLVRKGKDFIAYSLAVDESTDTSDIAQLSIFVRGVDSSLSITEEFLALCPMHGTTTGXGLYEEVSRCVNEMGMPREKLVGLTTDGAPAMCGHRSGLVARMRERMLEENVTDELTAYHCIIHQESLCGKALKMEHVMSTITRAVNFIRAKGLNQCQFKAFLGELDTEYXWLSQGKVMQRCFELREEICLFMESKGKDTTKLRDETFMCEMAFLCDITNHLNVMNLQLQGRGRVISDMYSTVKAFKTKLSLWETQMRKENLSHFSNCQTMKELSTAVFPSAQFADXLAADFRRRFADFEAQKSRFELLSNPFVVDVESTPPNLQMELIELQCNDTLKAKYERVGAEEFARFIPDTMPQLRIQAARTLSMFGRTYMCEQLFSLMKLNKTSHLHSILRISSAQSLTPNINEXVQKMRHHQVSRSALDK